In a single window of the Streptomyces sp. NBC_00353 genome:
- a CDS encoding RNA 2'-phosphotransferase gives MDERRTVKVSKYLSKHLRHHPERIGIALDANGWVPIDELLRATARHNFPITRAELDHVVAVNDKQRYAIEGDRIRASQGHTVPVDLDLPPVEPPAYLYHGTVGHALDAIRAEGLRPMNRRHVHLSPDRETATHVGARRGRPVVLSVDAAAMHRAGHVFYVSANGVWLTEAVPPEFLRFPG, from the coding sequence ATGGACGAAAGACGCACCGTCAAGGTGTCCAAGTACCTTTCGAAACACCTGCGGCATCACCCCGAGCGGATCGGCATCGCTCTCGATGCGAACGGCTGGGTGCCGATCGACGAGCTGCTCCGCGCCACGGCCCGGCACAACTTCCCCATCACCCGGGCCGAGCTCGATCACGTCGTCGCGGTCAACGACAAACAGCGCTACGCCATCGAAGGCGACCGCATCCGTGCGAGTCAGGGCCACACCGTCCCGGTGGACCTCGATCTGCCGCCGGTCGAGCCGCCCGCGTACCTCTACCACGGCACGGTGGGCCACGCCCTGGACGCGATCCGTGCCGAGGGGCTACGCCCCATGAACCGACGCCACGTCCACCTCTCGCCCGACCGTGAGACGGCGACCCATGTCGGTGCCCGGCGCGGCCGACCTGTCGTCCTCTCCGTGGACGCGGCCGCGATGCACCGAGCGGGTCACGTCTTCTACGTCAGCGCGAACGGGGTCTGGCTCACGGAGGCGGTACCGCCGGAGTTCCTGCGCTTCCCCGGCTGA
- a CDS encoding MerR family transcriptional regulator, which produces MTSRSAAEYRIEDLAHASGATVRTIRAYQDRGLLPTPERRGRANVYGDTHLARLRQIADLLDRGYTLASIKELLEAWDAGRGLGGVLGLVAEVHGPWTDEQADRITRDELHGKFGGVQDDQAVAEAVELGVLEPIPGRPDEFLVPSPQELSVAVELHGAGVPLTAISGHLRELRGQVEHIACRFLEFTTEHVFARYLGHRPPTDADAAEAAELVRRLRPLAQQTVDAELARAMRTFATRHLQHHLGADTPLGPAPAAGESRPVLLEPDTIRAVEQLVGPQNVAAFVMAATEREVQARTLDALATSHFKISQVDQMD; this is translated from the coding sequence GTGACGAGCCGGTCTGCCGCCGAGTACCGGATCGAGGACCTGGCGCATGCAAGCGGCGCCACGGTCCGCACGATCCGGGCCTACCAGGACCGGGGACTGCTGCCGACACCGGAGCGACGCGGCCGGGCCAATGTGTACGGGGACACGCATCTCGCCCGGCTCCGGCAGATCGCCGACCTGCTGGACCGCGGTTACACGCTGGCCAGCATCAAGGAACTGCTGGAGGCGTGGGACGCGGGCCGCGGTCTCGGCGGGGTGCTCGGGCTCGTCGCCGAGGTGCACGGGCCCTGGACGGACGAACAGGCCGACCGGATCACCCGGGACGAGCTGCACGGGAAGTTCGGAGGTGTGCAGGACGACCAGGCGGTCGCCGAGGCGGTCGAGCTCGGTGTGCTCGAGCCGATCCCGGGACGGCCCGACGAATTTCTGGTGCCGAGTCCACAAGAGCTTTCGGTAGCAGTCGAGTTGCATGGAGCCGGCGTACCGCTGACCGCAATCTCCGGTCATCTTAGGGAACTTCGCGGCCAGGTCGAACACATCGCTTGCCGGTTCCTGGAGTTCACCACGGAGCATGTGTTCGCGCGCTACCTCGGTCATCGTCCGCCGACGGACGCGGATGCGGCCGAGGCCGCCGAGCTCGTGCGGCGACTCCGCCCGCTCGCCCAGCAGACAGTCGATGCGGAACTGGCGCGCGCCATGCGGACGTTCGCGACCCGTCACCTCCAGCATCACCTCGGTGCGGACACACCGCTCGGTCCGGCCCCGGCTGCGGGCGAATCCCGTCCCGTACTGCTGGAACCGGACACAATCCGGGCTGTCGAACAGCTCGTTGGGCCACAGAACGTCGCGGCCTTCGTCATGGCGGCCACCGAACGCGAAGTCCAGGCACGGACATTGGATGCACTTGCCACATCACACTTCAAAATCAGCCAAGTTGACCAAATGGATTGA
- a CDS encoding SDR family oxidoreductase → MSLQDVPGIRERRVSTGGIELCVAELGDETRPTVVLVHGYPDSKEVWTEVAEQLAEQWHVVLYDVRGHGRSTAPTPLRGGFTLEKLTDDFLAVADAVSPDRAVHLVGHDWGSVQSWEFATVKRTEGRIASFTSMSGPSLDHFGHWIKQRMSRPTPRRVGQLLGQGAKSWYVYMLHTPVLPELAWRGPLGKRWPRILQRLESVPAGDYPTPSLPNDAAHGAWLYRDNVRARLRRPREDAFAHVPVQLITPTGDIFLSERLYDQLELWAPQLVRRTLPAKHWVPRTRPDQLASWISEFVAGIESAQVDGRPLPDPAPTGAHADRFGGQLVLVTGAAGGIGRATAFAFAEAGARVVAVDRDAEGAARTAEMARLIGSPAAWGEAVDVSDEQAMEKLAEKVAAEYGIVDVLVNNAGIGLSGSFLETTSEEWKNVLDVNLWGVIHGCRLFGKQMAERGQGGHIVNTASAAAYQPSRALPAYSTSKAAVLMLSECLRAELAERSIGVSAICPGIVNTNITATTRFAGADAAEEKRLQKRTSRLYGLRNYPPEKVADAIVEAVVHNRAVVPVTPEARAARFLSRFGPGALRGIARLKPPL, encoded by the coding sequence GTGAGTCTTCAGGATGTGCCGGGGATCCGCGAACGCCGGGTAAGCACCGGCGGGATCGAGTTGTGCGTTGCCGAACTGGGCGACGAGACGCGTCCCACGGTCGTGCTCGTGCACGGATACCCGGACAGCAAGGAAGTCTGGACGGAGGTCGCGGAACAGCTGGCCGAGCAGTGGCATGTCGTGCTGTACGACGTACGCGGACACGGCCGGTCGACGGCTCCGACGCCGCTGCGCGGCGGGTTCACGCTGGAGAAGCTGACCGACGACTTCCTGGCCGTGGCCGATGCGGTGAGCCCGGACCGGGCGGTGCATCTGGTCGGGCACGACTGGGGTTCGGTCCAGTCGTGGGAGTTCGCGACGGTCAAGCGCACCGAGGGCCGGATCGCTTCCTTCACTTCGATGTCGGGTCCCTCCCTGGACCACTTCGGGCACTGGATCAAGCAGCGGATGTCCCGGCCCACCCCGCGCCGGGTCGGCCAGCTGCTCGGCCAGGGCGCCAAGTCCTGGTACGTGTACATGCTGCACACTCCGGTGCTGCCGGAGCTTGCCTGGCGCGGTCCGCTCGGCAAGCGGTGGCCCCGGATACTGCAGCGGCTGGAGAGCGTGCCCGCGGGCGACTACCCGACACCGTCCCTGCCGAACGACGCGGCGCACGGCGCCTGGCTCTACCGCGACAACGTCCGTGCCCGGCTGCGCAGGCCGCGTGAAGACGCTTTCGCACATGTGCCGGTCCAGCTGATCACACCGACCGGTGACATCTTCCTTTCGGAGCGTCTCTACGACCAACTGGAGCTGTGGGCACCGCAATTGGTGCGGCGCACCCTGCCGGCCAAGCACTGGGTACCACGCACCCGGCCGGACCAGCTGGCTTCCTGGATCAGCGAGTTCGTGGCCGGCATCGAGTCGGCCCAGGTGGACGGGCGGCCGCTCCCCGACCCCGCACCGACCGGGGCGCACGCGGACCGGTTCGGCGGGCAGCTGGTGCTGGTGACGGGCGCGGCCGGCGGTATCGGACGGGCCACCGCGTTCGCCTTCGCCGAGGCCGGCGCCCGGGTGGTGGCCGTGGACCGGGACGCGGAAGGGGCGGCCAGAACGGCCGAGATGGCCCGTCTGATCGGCTCCCCCGCGGCCTGGGGCGAGGCGGTCGACGTCAGCGACGAACAGGCGATGGAGAAGCTCGCCGAGAAGGTCGCCGCCGAGTACGGCATCGTCGACGTCCTGGTCAACAACGCCGGGATCGGACTGTCGGGCTCCTTCCTGGAGACCACGAGCGAGGAATGGAAGAACGTCCTCGACGTCAATCTGTGGGGAGTCATCCACGGCTGCCGGCTCTTCGGCAAGCAGATGGCCGAGCGTGGCCAGGGCGGCCACATCGTCAACACCGCATCCGCCGCCGCGTATCAGCCGTCCCGGGCGCTGCCCGCGTACAGCACCTCCAAGGCGGCCGTGCTGATGCTCAGCGAGTGCCTGCGGGCCGAACTGGCCGAGCGCTCGATCGGGGTCAGCGCGATCTGCCCCGGCATCGTGAACACCAACATCACTGCGACGACACGCTTCGCCGGGGCCGACGCCGCCGAGGAGAAACGGCTGCAGAAGCGGACCAGCCGGCTGTACGGGCTGCGCAACTACCCTCCGGAGAAGGTCGCCGACGCGATCGTCGAGGCCGTGGTGCACAACCGGGCCGTGGTGCCGGTGACACCGGAGGCCCGCGCCGCCCGGTTCCTGTCCAGGTTCGGCCCCGGCGCGCTGCGCGGGATCGCCCGGCTGAAGCCGCCGCTGTGA
- a CDS encoding M24 family metallopeptidase, whose amino-acid sequence MASPVKDATAPELQGFREVQRLAYACAEAVAARLEPGVTEREAARMQREWLRERGVRDWFHLPFAWFGDRTAFAGFKVPLQFFPTNRKLEPGMPFILDMAPVYKGFTADIGYSGCLGLNPLHDKLLADLEAHRALILREVRERRSLREIYEDVERLMIRQGYANRHRAYPFGVIAHKIDRVAERRWSPRVFGFGTQSLKGLVSDALHGHRDGWSPLWSPYSFSDHPPQPGLWAVEPHLGFRGTGAKFEEILVVTDSKDPEQSAFWLDDDLPHVRRWAEERVAA is encoded by the coding sequence ATGGCATCACCGGTGAAGGACGCAACGGCCCCGGAACTCCAGGGGTTCAGAGAGGTGCAGCGCCTCGCGTACGCATGCGCGGAGGCGGTCGCCGCCCGGCTCGAACCGGGCGTGACGGAGCGCGAGGCGGCCCGGATGCAGCGGGAGTGGCTGCGCGAGCGCGGGGTGCGGGACTGGTTCCATCTCCCGTTCGCCTGGTTCGGGGACCGTACGGCGTTCGCCGGTTTCAAGGTGCCGCTGCAGTTCTTCCCGACCAACCGGAAGCTGGAGCCGGGGATGCCGTTCATCCTCGACATGGCTCCGGTGTACAAGGGGTTCACGGCGGACATCGGATATTCCGGCTGTCTCGGGCTCAACCCGCTGCACGACAAGCTCCTCGCCGATCTGGAGGCCCACCGCGCGCTGATTCTGCGCGAGGTGCGCGAGCGGCGTTCGTTGCGCGAGATCTATGAGGACGTCGAGCGCCTGATGATCAGGCAGGGGTACGCCAACAGACATCGCGCGTACCCCTTCGGAGTCATCGCTCACAAGATCGACCGCGTCGCCGAACGCCGTTGGTCCCCGCGTGTCTTCGGGTTCGGTACGCAGTCGCTCAAGGGGCTGGTCAGCGATGCACTGCACGGGCACCGGGACGGCTGGTCGCCGCTGTGGAGTCCGTACAGCTTCTCCGACCATCCGCCGCAGCCGGGGCTGTGGGCGGTCGAGCCCCATCTCGGATTCCGTGGCACAGGCGCCAAGTTCGAAGAAATCCTGGTCGTCACCGACTCCAAGGACCCCGAACAGAGCGCCTTCTGGCTGGACGACGATCTGCCGCATGTGCGGCGCTGGGCCGAGGAGAGGGTGGCGGCGTGA
- a CDS encoding ABC transporter ATP-binding protein translates to MTALDRLSLDIGPGVTGLVGANGAGKSTLIKILLGLSPATEGRAAVLGLDVATSGAAIRERVGYMPEHDCLPPDVSATEFVVHMARMSGLPPTAARERTADTLRHVGLYEERYRPIGGYSTGMKQRVKLAQALVHDPQLVLLDEPTNGLDPVGRDEMLGLIRRIHTDFGISVLVTSHLLGELERTCDHVVVIDGGALLRSSSTSDFTQTTTTLAVEVTDSDTHPDGTDALRRALTAAGVRLVGSDGIEADSLPGAGHILLIEATGEETYDIVRDSVAGLGLGLVRMEQRRHHIAEVFRTEGTTEAAETALAGAAQQKGSGHDEH, encoded by the coding sequence GTGACCGCTCTTGACCGGCTCTCCCTGGACATCGGGCCCGGTGTAACCGGCCTGGTGGGTGCCAATGGAGCCGGCAAGTCCACACTGATCAAGATCCTGCTGGGTCTGTCCCCCGCCACCGAAGGCCGGGCCGCGGTGCTCGGGCTGGACGTCGCCACCAGTGGCGCCGCCATCCGGGAACGGGTCGGCTACATGCCCGAGCACGACTGCCTGCCGCCGGACGTCTCGGCCACCGAGTTCGTCGTCCACATGGCGCGGATGTCCGGGCTGCCGCCGACGGCGGCGCGCGAGCGCACCGCCGACACCCTGCGCCATGTGGGGCTGTACGAGGAGCGCTACCGCCCCATCGGCGGCTACTCGACCGGTATGAAGCAGCGTGTGAAGCTGGCTCAGGCGCTGGTCCACGACCCGCAGCTGGTCCTCCTCGACGAACCGACCAACGGGCTGGACCCGGTCGGGCGGGACGAGATGCTCGGCCTGATCCGCCGCATCCACACCGACTTCGGCATCTCGGTCCTGGTGACCTCGCACCTCCTGGGCGAGCTGGAGCGCACCTGCGACCATGTCGTCGTCATCGACGGCGGCGCGCTGCTGCGCTCCAGCTCCACCAGCGATTTCACCCAGACCACCACGACCCTCGCGGTCGAGGTCACCGACAGCGACACCCACCCGGACGGCACGGACGCACTGCGCCGGGCGCTGACGGCGGCCGGGGTCAGGCTCGTGGGCAGCGACGGCATCGAGGCCGACAGCCTGCCCGGCGCCGGTCACATCCTGCTGATCGAGGCCACCGGTGAGGAGACGTACGACATCGTCCGCGACAGCGTCGCCGGGCTCGGGCTCGGACTCGTGCGGATGGAACAGCGACGCCACCACATCGCCGAGGTCTTCCGTACCGAAGGCACCACAGAGGCCGCGGAGACAGCCCTGGCCGGCGCCGCACAGCAGAAGGGGAGCGGTCACGATGAGCACTGA
- a CDS encoding ABC transporter permease: MSTETGAVTGSDNTRIHNIGYRAYDGPRLGRSYARRSLYSQSLRGSFGLGRSAKSKVLPMLLFGVMCMVALITVAVAMVAPDATKLMMKYTDFAIYLQAVIGLFIASQAPQSVSRDLRFKSVPLYFSRPIERADYVVAKYAAMASALFILTVTPLLVMYVGALLAKFDFADQTKWFGQGVASVTLLSVLFAGLGLVVAALTPRRGFGVAAVIAVLTISYGAVSTVQAIAWETGSAGAVQWLGLFSPITLIGGVQTAFLGATSAFPGGEGPGTGTGVVYLIVVLALVAGSYAVLMRRYRRVGL, from the coding sequence ATGAGCACTGAGACCGGGGCCGTGACCGGGAGCGACAACACCCGGATCCACAACATCGGGTACCGCGCCTACGACGGCCCGCGCCTGGGCCGCAGCTATGCCCGCCGCTCGCTCTACTCGCAGTCCCTGCGGGGCTCCTTCGGACTGGGCCGTTCCGCCAAGTCCAAGGTGCTGCCGATGCTGCTCTTCGGTGTGATGTGCATGGTCGCGCTGATCACCGTGGCCGTCGCGATGGTCGCGCCCGACGCGACGAAGCTCATGATGAAGTACACGGACTTTGCCATCTATCTGCAGGCCGTCATCGGCCTCTTCATCGCTTCGCAGGCACCGCAGTCCGTCTCCCGGGATCTCCGCTTCAAGAGTGTCCCCCTCTACTTCTCCCGGCCCATCGAGCGGGCCGACTACGTCGTCGCCAAGTACGCCGCCATGGCATCCGCCCTGTTCATCCTCACCGTGACGCCGCTTCTGGTGATGTACGTGGGCGCCCTGCTGGCGAAGTTCGACTTCGCCGACCAGACCAAGTGGTTCGGGCAGGGGGTGGCGTCGGTGACGCTGCTGTCCGTGCTCTTCGCCGGGCTCGGTCTGGTCGTCGCCGCACTGACACCGCGCCGCGGCTTCGGGGTCGCGGCGGTGATCGCCGTGCTGACCATCTCGTACGGAGCGGTCTCCACGGTCCAGGCCATCGCCTGGGAGACGGGCTCGGCGGGCGCGGTGCAGTGGCTGGGGCTCTTCTCGCCCATCACGCTGATCGGCGGCGTCCAGACCGCGTTCCTCGGTGCCACCTCCGCCTTCCCCGGAGGGGAAGGGCCGGGCACCGGGACAGGCGTGGTGTACCTGATCGTTGTTCTCGCGCTTGTCGCCGGCTCGTACGCCGTACTGATGCGCCGCTACCGGAGGGTCGGGCTGTGA
- a CDS encoding ABC transporter ATP-binding protein yields the protein MTTIEIDHTSRWFGNVVAVNDVTMTVGPGVTGLLGPNGAGKSTLINMMAGFLAPSTGKVTLDGALIWRNEAVYRQIGIVPEREGMYDFLTGREFVVANAELHGLGDAAARKALATVEMEYAQDRKISTYSKGMRQRVKMASALVHEPSVLLLDEPFNGMDPRQRMQLMELLRRMGAEGRTVLFSSHILEEVEQLASHIEVIVAGRHAASGDFRKIRRLMTDRPHRYLVRSSDDRALAAALIADPSTAGIEVDLGERALRIQAVDFGRFTTLLPKVAREHGIRLLTVSPSDESLESVFSYLVAA from the coding sequence GTGACCACCATCGAGATCGACCACACCTCGCGCTGGTTCGGCAATGTGGTCGCCGTCAACGACGTCACCATGACCGTGGGCCCCGGCGTGACCGGGCTGCTCGGCCCCAACGGCGCGGGGAAGTCCACGCTGATCAACATGATGGCCGGGTTCCTTGCGCCGTCGACGGGCAAGGTCACGCTCGACGGCGCGCTGATCTGGCGCAACGAGGCCGTGTACCGGCAGATCGGCATCGTGCCGGAGCGAGAGGGGATGTACGACTTCCTCACCGGCCGCGAATTCGTCGTCGCCAATGCGGAACTGCACGGACTCGGTGATGCGGCGGCGCGAAAGGCGCTGGCCACGGTCGAGATGGAGTACGCGCAGGACCGCAAGATCTCCACGTACAGCAAGGGCATGCGCCAGCGCGTGAAGATGGCGTCCGCGCTGGTCCACGAGCCGTCGGTGCTGCTCCTCGACGAGCCGTTCAACGGGATGGACCCACGGCAGCGGATGCAGCTGATGGAGCTGCTGCGGCGGATGGGCGCCGAGGGCCGTACGGTCCTGTTCTCCTCCCACATTCTCGAAGAGGTCGAGCAACTCGCCTCGCACATCGAGGTGATCGTGGCCGGGCGGCATGCGGCGTCCGGTGACTTCCGGAAGATCCGCCGACTGATGACGGACCGCCCGCACCGCTATCTCGTACGGTCCAGCGACGACCGCGCACTCGCTGCCGCGCTCATCGCCGACCCGTCGACGGCCGGGATCGAAGTCGACCTGGGCGAACGGGCCCTGCGTATCCAGGCGGTCGACTTCGGACGATTCACCACGCTGCTGCCGAAGGTCGCGCGTGAACACGGCATCCGTCTGCTGACCGTCTCGCCGTCCGACGAGTCCCTCGAATCGGTCTTTTCCTATCTCGTAGCGGCCTGA
- a CDS encoding ABC transporter permease, translating into MYNPTVARLTYRALLGRRRAAILFVLPALLIVIAVAVRMFAGADDQVAANVLGGFAIATMVPLIGVIAGTGAIGPEIDDGSIVYLLAKPVKRPTIIFTKLIVAIAVTMVFSALPTFVAGLILNGNGQQIAVAYTIAALVASIAYSALFLLLGTVSRHAVVLGLVYALVWEALFGSFVPGARTLSVQQWSLALAEKVGGEGAITSEVGLPLATVLLAAVTVLATWYAGQKLRTLKLAGEE; encoded by the coding sequence ATGTACAACCCCACAGTCGCCCGGCTCACCTACCGGGCCCTGCTCGGCCGGCGCCGGGCCGCGATCCTCTTCGTCCTGCCCGCGCTGCTGATCGTCATCGCCGTGGCGGTACGGATGTTCGCCGGGGCCGATGACCAGGTCGCCGCCAATGTGCTGGGCGGTTTCGCCATTGCCACGATGGTGCCGCTGATCGGTGTGATCGCCGGTACGGGGGCCATCGGCCCGGAGATCGACGACGGATCGATCGTCTATCTGCTGGCCAAGCCGGTGAAACGACCGACGATCATCTTCACCAAACTGATCGTGGCGATCGCCGTGACCATGGTCTTCTCCGCGCTGCCGACATTCGTCGCGGGCCTGATCCTCAATGGCAACGGCCAGCAGATCGCGGTGGCGTACACGATCGCGGCGCTGGTCGCCTCGATCGCGTACAGCGCGCTGTTCCTGCTGCTCGGCACGGTCAGCAGGCACGCAGTGGTCCTCGGTCTGGTCTACGCGCTGGTGTGGGAGGCCCTCTTCGGCAGCTTCGTGCCCGGGGCGCGCACGCTCAGCGTGCAGCAGTGGTCGCTCGCGCTTGCCGAGAAGGTCGGCGGGGAAGGCGCGATCACCTCCGAGGTCGGACTGCCGCTTGCGACGGTTCTGCTGGCGGCAGTAACGGTGCTCGCCACCTGGTACGCGGGCCAGAAGCTGCGCACGCTGAAGCTCGCCGGCGAGGAGTGA